ACCAGCACAATGAGGCCCTTCACAAGGCCTGCTGCACACTGAGAGAAGATAGAATGGCCTTTGTAAGCCAAGCTGAGCACTTGTGATTTCATAAATCCACCACATTTAATAACGGGTGTCTTGGGTACAGCTGGGGTTTTTCatggtctatatatatattccatgttTATATTCACTTTATAAACCTTCTTCCAACTGATAACATGTTTCCCTCACTTAATACCAATCATACTGTTTGCTTCCCATTTCCTTAGTGCTGCCCGCTGAGTGAGCTTAAGCTCCCTCCTGTTCACTTCAAATAATATACAGCATCGCTCCTTtacttctctctcctctgtccccatTTTGTTTCACTGAAATACGATCGGTCCAACTTGATTTTATTCTTGATCTCTTCTTTACCTTCGCCGTACCGTCGTTGGTCATTATTATCGATTGCTCTCTGTCTTTGGTCATCTTTCCAGTAAGGTGTGTTGGATCCTCCACAAACTTGACCGTTCCACCCGGTGCATTAGACGCCAAGTGTGTGACGAGTTGGGCTGAGAACACGTTGGCTTGAACTCAGCAGCTttacctcctttctcctctgaaGCTAACACCATTAATGACACTTCTTTGGTTCAACTGACTGCAAaattatagttttatttgaaaCGTGTCACATGGTTTTGTCTGAATTTCAGCAGCAAAGCTTATGTTTTCTAACTGTACTTTTTTTGGTTTATGACTAGCTGGGTTTGATTTTCAACCCACCTTTACCCACTTGTGTTGTACCTGTATGTTTGAACCAGTGTATCCCATCTTAGGgtttcttcatgttctcctatGATCTATTTTTACTGGAGTACAGCCAACACATATTGAATATCAACACCACGTCATAAGGGCTCAAAAATGCACTGGTGCCAAGATCACCAAGTTTATGAATTTTAATACACAGTTGATTGACCTCTTGAACGCATGTGTATTCATTACATTGTATCTTTCACAAAAAATTAGgaggaattttgtttttacatccACATAATATTGTCATTGTATACTTTGTAAATACTTACTTAGTTATAATCAtgattattttaaatcacaGTTGGTAGCACCATTtcattaaatagaaaaaaaggttttgtgCATAACTTTATTCACAGTTCCACAATTCAGCTTTACATATTCAGCAACTTTATGATCTTTAGTCAAATTTGAGATATAATTCCGTGGGTTTGTACAATGTTGGCCAATtcaaaatgcatttttaataaTCCACCCACTGAGGGAGGGCTCTGTGGGCTGCAACAGGTTAAAGCAGCATTAAAACCAACAGCATTTGGGAAGGAGGTCATGCTAAAAGCTGAGAGATATTGTGTTTGTCCCTGGGAAGTGTGTGAGGGCAGTGGAGGGACTGAGTGGTCATGTGTCAGTCTGTTGAAATGATGGAAACATATCAGAGAATAGATAGACGGGTGAACCGATGGGTGGCGAAGACATTGTGGTCATCTCGTTCATTTCTTTGAGAGTTGTGgtgcatgtgtttaaaaaaaaaaaacgtcttcCACTGCCCCTAAGAGCACATTAACTCAGTTTATTTGACGGAGTCAGTGCTGCGAGCTCCAGTGATACTGTGTGGTGTCTAGCAGTTCAGTCTATTGTCCACCTTATGAGCAAAACATGTGCAACAGTTTGTTTTATACAGTGGAGTGAAACACACCGCACTTTGCATCTCCAACGCCTCCTTCAGCCCCGATGGAAAGACATCATTCCTCTTTGACAACATCCACCACGACTTTGTGATGCTTATGGTTGTTGAACTTCTGGAAAAAGTGTCTGCATTGATTAGGCAGGACTGCCATCACTTACTATTGTGACCTTCTCAGCAGAGAAGATGACGTGGATGTGTATGAGTACACGTCATCCACTCTGCTCCTGGCATTACTGCTCGGTCGCCCCGGCATCGAGCGTGACGGAGATATTCCAAAACCAAATTCAATGACTGCTAATTAAATAGTTGTGATAAGCGGATTGGCTCATGGCCGTCCAGTAGATCTCAATCATGCCGTTAAACTTGTTAGATTTACGTATGTGCAGTGACTAACTGGCCCTCTGCCTTCCTCTGTTCCCTTTTCCAGATGTTGGAACCTAATGTGGAAGCCCCTTCCTGCGAACTGGGTGGagtgggaggagatggaggtggtgTGAGCCTCCACCTGCCCCCCCGCAGCTCAGAAGGTGAGGAGAGCAGCCTGTATCCCTCCAGCCCCTCAGAGCCTCCAACCCTGGGAAGCCCTCACCCCTCCGAGCCTCTCACCCCTCTGGAGGACATCCACATGCCTCTTGGGGGTCTGCTGGGATCTGTGGAGCGACACAAGGTGCCTCCCACGCCTCCTCCTTCCACAGAAGGCGAGGATTGGAGGAATATGGAGGGGCATGAGATGGAGCTCTGGAAAGAGGCGAATACTTTGGAGAGCaggagaagggaagaggaggactaTGGGGCCAGCAGAATGAGTGCTGGGAGTGAGGGGGatgagaaaggaggagaagaagaggaggagggcgagagtCATGAAGAGGAGGTCAACCTCAACCTGGCGGTGTCAAACACGGACGACGACAACGGCTCGGAGCCGCTGGACACCAAcgcgcccccctcctcctcctcctcctcgttcgtCATCCCCGAGCTGCGCCTCGATCGCTCCTTCAGTGCCGACGCCCCCTCCTCGCCCAACACGGACGAAGAAGAGTACGATGACGACGAGGACGAAGACGAGGAGTCCGAAGAGGAGGACGATGAAGACGACAGCGACGACGCCTACCTGCAGCGTAGTGACAGCAAGCGCCGCAGCATGGTGGAGGGCGCCACCTGTGAGAAgcacggagggggggggctcagcgTGCAGAATTCCCTCCGCAGGCGCACGCACAGTGAAGGCAGCCTCCTGCAAGACCCCCGCACGCCTTGTTTCACTTCAGACAACGCCATCAACTGCCATGAGGCGGGGGGAGCGCACCACAAGGGCGGCTGGACACTCCCATCCCCTAAAACCCTGAAGAAAGAGCTGACCAAGAACGGAGGCTCCATGCATCAGCTGTGTATGCTGTTCTCTGGGAGGAAGGTAAGCAGTGTCACACTGAAGGAATAATGAGTCGTGCATAAattccaaaacacacacacacacatacacacacacagaaacccaAACACACAATTCAAGCAGCTTCAAATTACCCCCCCCGTCTTTCAAGCCCGTCCTCGTGTGTAATCTGAAGATATGAAAACAACGGGCATATCACCGAACGTCATCTTGAAGACATCTTTCCCATTATTACATTTACCACATTGacaaatactcaagtaaaatacaaaatgaagttcatatatatacttcattttgtattttatattttacttgtatacatctatagctttcatccctgtttttttatattttatattttattctcgtgtgtttagtttattggtgctgctactgtgacgacaaatttccccttggggattaataaagtatatatctatctatctatctatcttcaagCCTACTTCAAAAGATGAATGAATAGACACACGCTAATGGGTAATGTGCTCAGGTTTATATGctagtaacacacatacaatacacacacgtacataaaTTCTAATACGCTAATACTAGTATTTGGTCAATGATAGGGTTCAGAGTATTTCAGGTTGTCTTCCTGACCTCTACTTGGTTAAAGCTCTCTCTCTACCTTGTGTCTCCTAACTATTACATCAGCAGCGCAGCAGCAGTCTGTAAAAAGGGTGACATCAAGTGGTAGAATAGAGCAAGTACACAAGAATCCTGGAGTCATTGAAGTCAGTTTAAATCTCCCAATAAAAGTTACTTATTGCTTTTCTATGAAGCTGCTGAGGTCAAACATAAGAAACTGTGCTTCGACTGTACGATGACCTTCAGGTACTCGTACATACTGGCGCGAGAAACCAGACCTcccaaaacaagacagaaaaagaaaacatctaacCAGCTAGTAATTACTAATTCCTGCttccacacatttttttttttttacaaaacactAACTTCTCCTCACGAGGAAGCGCACATATATTTATGCTTTCATACacaatgcacatacacacaggatgACCTTTATGCCAGTGTGTTCTGCATGTTCTTTCCATTGTACATGGTTGTTGTATAGGAGCGTACACTGTTTGTAAAGTACTTGATGTGCAATCTGAAAGTGAAGATTCATTCATATATGAGATATAATGTTTGATATGAAGAGTGCTTTATTTTGTGATAAGAGGTTGACAGACTTTTGCAATATAATTTCTTGTAATCCGTTATAAGAAGCTTTAGTGCACTTATCACTGGGTCACAGGTGAAAGAGAATATATTCTGtacatatgtattataataaCTTGCGCATTGAGCCGTTCATTGAAGTGCAGCGAGTAATTGTTCGAGTCGTCCAACAGAGGGAAGCATGCATCGCCTCACATCTTCTCTCACTTCCCTTTGGCCAAGGTTGAGTAATGCATTAACcatgttttttataatttaataaaatattattacACTGTACCTGGAATCAACCCTGCACGTTTCTCCCAACAATGTTATTTATAGAAGTTTGAactgcacacctgcacaccaCTTACAGCATTTAGcaatgtttcttaaaaaaaagaagagtgccGACACATGGAGAGAGATTTGAAATGAGAGTGAAATCAGAGCTCCACACACCTCCCACGGACGTAGTGATGCACTCATGATGGAGCGGATCAAGTGCCCAGGCCGCCATTGTAGaatatcagaatcagttttattcttctctccttccACATGTCTGTCAGTGCGCTCGGTAGCCTTaaatggcagtgtgtgtgtgtgtgtgagctgtgtgtgtgagctgtgtgtgtgtgtgtgtgtgtgtgtgtgtgtgtgtgtgtgtgtgtgtgtgtgtgtgtgtgtgtgtgtgtgtgtgtgtgtgtgtgtgtgtgtgtgtgtgtgtgtgtgtgtgtgtgtgagctgtgcacaggaggaatgcagcaggAATGGAGCCTGTTGGTCTTGGCAGATTCAAGGGGAACTTTAATACCTCTTGGCTTCACGGACACGAATCCTTTGAGACTGTTTTCTCGTTATCTTAAGTGATCTGTCAGCCCCCCAGCCCCATTCAGAAATCATGTGACATCTCCAGGTGCAGAAATAGagagttactgtgtgtgtgtgtgtgtgtgtgtgtgtccaaactCTTCCATTATTTCACGTCATGTCTTAAAAGTTTGTGCATTTGTTTCTAGTATATAAAGATCTTACATATCAGTGGTGTGAAAGTTGTCTCACTGATAAATGAGACATTTTCTTAAAGGATTGGAAAGAAAATGTAACGTTATATTTAGCTGTAAATTAATTGTAAATTAGATGTGCCTTGTTAAAACATAAGAAAAGATTGCtttatttaaatttcttttGAATATATGAGAACATTTCCaatcattttattatattattatgcattGTATCGATTGTCGACATGATTTGATACCAAGAATAAGCATGCCTCAGCTTCTCTGCTACTTTTAGTATACTGTATACCAATTCTGATCAGATGTCCAGAAAAAAATTCAATGTAGGCTAAATATCAAGGACATTGAAGTATTCTGGACACTTTTGGATTGTGTGCAATTAATAATTAAGACGCTGTGACCAAAGGGAGTCCCCGAACTCTACTGAAGCGTACTTTCAAAGTCAAAGAgttgcacagtgtgtgtgtatgtgcgcgtgtgtgtgtgtgtgcgcacgcgcTTTATAGAGAGAAAGGAGTGTGACGGAGGAACAGGCACAGTGTGAATCTACGGTCTCTCGTTTTAGaattgaatccccccccccctctcttctcttgccAGGCAGTGTTTACACTGGTCCTGTCTTTCTTCAGCTCCGCACCTTTTCCTCTCAATAGATGTCTTCAGTGTCTTTTGTATCATCAATGCAGGAACCGCCAGCGGCAGACAGAGAGCAGGTCTGGGGAAATAATGTCACGTTGGTTCGCCTAagagatttttctttttgactACCATTTAAAAGAAACCGTGTTATTCCTGTCATGTGGCTGCTAAATGTGGTCTAtgtcactgtaaaaaaaaaaaaaggcctaaAGTGTTTCCTGAACCAGGGGTGAACTACAATGTgttttaagaaagaaaaaaggaataaaTGCAAAACACACATAACCTGAGTGTCTTATCTGTGTCTGCATTGCTCCACACTTTATCTCTCATATTAGTTTTAAGATGTGGGTTGTTTACCAAAAATCATACAAAATAACTTCTTTAAAAAGTATTACTGACAGGTTGGTCTTATGTTTTACAACATGTTGAAGACCAAGAAGGGGGAGTAAAAAGATTTGGCGTTTTAGAACACAACGTTTAACAGGCAATGTCATCGCTTTACACAGCCAGTCACATTTAATAAGACCCAGTAAGGTAATACAGAGCATTTTTATTCTTCAATTGTGGAACAAACACAGAGCACTCAGCTGCGCTAACCTTCAGCTTGATTTAATTTGCCTCCTTGTTGAAGTCGGATTGTAAAGCTTTGTGTAAAACCTCCTCTGAATGACAAACAGAGAGCATTGGTTAAAGAAAACATAAGCTACCAGAGCTATGGCTGGACTATAAAGAACAACATTGAAGAATGTTTTGCCTTTAAAGTCACAAAAAGTAACACAATTATAATGGCAGTAAAACaactaaaactagaacgggcactcggtagagcgcataccttcgcatatcacaagtttgggcattgaattatgaacattttggcattagttgcatgccaattggacaaaaatgtatcgtgctatggtaaatacaagattttgacctttccatgaccttgaccttgacctttgacccgattgatcccaaaatctaatcaaatggtccccggataataaccaatcatcccaccaaattccatgtgattcaagaagatttgacctgttcatgacctttgaccttgacatttgacccgatcgatcccaaaatctaatcaactggtccccggataataaacaatcatcccaccaaatttcatgcgattcggttcaatactttttgagttctgcgaaagattttcacctgttcatgacctttgacctttgacccgatcgatcccaaaatctaatcaactggtccccggataataaacaatcatcccaccaaattgcatgcgattcggttcaatactttttgagttttgcgaataacacgcatacaaataaataaataaatacacggcgatcaaaacataaccttccggcattttcaatgcgaaggtaaagagaaTTTAAAGGCGTGAGAGTCCAGAAGTCATCCACACACAGCTCTGATCTGTTACATCATCGGAGCTTCAGAGACATCACCATCCTGATTGCCCTCACAAGGCGTCCAGCGGCTGCCGACAGATGGCCGTGTCCGCCTCACTGtgtgttctttctttttccagaCACCGCGCTATCCATCATCTCGTTGCAGTTTGTGTGTCGTCCACATGGACGTCGTAGCAACAGACACGTGTGAATCTGACCCAGAGCTTTGGGCTTAAGCAGACCAAACGTTTTGTTTACGGGGTcttaatgtttgtttgaaatCTGGATAAATATCGGCTGTCTCTCCAGACGTGTGGGgggaaacaattttaatgtgttTACTGGTGGTTGTGTGATGGCTTACATTCCCGCGTTGTTTCAAGGATACACGGGGGTGCTTAGTGCAGAATGGGGATCGGTTAGCATGTATTCACACTTGAAAACAGGCTTGCTAACGGGTGGTGCTGCCAGTGCTAACGCCCACACACGCAAACATAAATAGAGTCGGTGTGTCGCAATTGACACCTGCAGCATTAATCAGAAAGGTTGTAAAAAAGAAACGTCCAGCTTACTGACGGACATTACCAATTCCGATTGTTGAGAAGAGAGTTTTGTTAAAGTTAGTGAGAatcagaaataaaaagaaacattCGATCCTGCCCTGAAGATACAATCCAAATGTAAAGCTGTGACACAATAGTTAATTAATAACGTTTTCCCGTTTGACAGTGCAACAAGATGGATATGAAGTCTATTGATTGGCTTGAGCAACATTCAAAATTCAACAGTCAAGAAGGCAGTTTCCATTCGATGCACACGAGAGCCCATCTCATTGTTTCTGTCTGGAGCCCTGGAAGCCACTGCACAATTAAATG
The window above is part of the Pseudoliparis swirei isolate HS2019 ecotype Mariana Trench chromosome 15, NWPU_hadal_v1, whole genome shotgun sequence genome. Proteins encoded here:
- the rgs3a gene encoding regulator of G-protein signaling 3a isoform X7, which gives rise to MLEPNVEAPSCELGGVGGDGGGVSLHLPPRSSEGEESSLYPSSPSEPPTLGSPHPSEPLTPLEDIHMPLGGLLGSVERHKVPPTPPPSTEGEDWRNMEGHEMELWKEANTLESRRREEEDYGASRMSAGSEGDEKGGEEEEEGESHEEEVNLNLAVSNTDDDNGSEPLDTNAPPSSSSSSFVIPELRLDRSFSADAPSSPNTDEEEYDDDEDEDEESEEEDDEDDSDDAYLQRSDSKRRSMVEGATCEKHGGGGLSVQNSLRRRTHSEGSLLQDPRTPCFTSDNAINCHEAGGAHHKGGWTLPSPKTLKKELTKNGGSMHQLCMLFSGRKLSSGSPCSCEVSPEGTKKKRSKNLAKDMKNRLAFLRRRNESPGSNPASKLDKSMKSVKPTPEEALKWGDSLDKLLTHKYGLAAFRAFLRTEFSEENLEFWLACEEYKKIKSQSKMASKAKKIFAEYIAIQSCKEVNLDSYTRDHTKDNLQNVTRSCFDLAQRRIYGLMEKDSYPRFLRSELYLDLINQKKASSTSTSSSS